Proteins encoded by one window of Desulfallas thermosapovorans DSM 6562:
- a CDS encoding Stp1/IreP family PP2C-type Ser/Thr phosphatase has translation MRWSQITECGPVRRRNEDWLCVCPDLGLFAVADGMGGHLAGDVASRLALGVLEDYLRDHRHDNAPYPDKLATGIQKANEVVYLAASKDVQRRGMGTTITACLVQGYHATVANVGDSRALLLREGNINKLTVDHSLVQELIDGGGISEKEALQHPRRNVLTRALGVGPRVNVDIYEYSLARGDRILICTDGLTGFVPEQRIGDLLLVSPDPQEALHLLLKEAIAAGSNDNITIILLAVD, from the coding sequence ATGAGGTGGAGTCAGATCACCGAGTGCGGTCCGGTACGCCGAAGAAATGAAGATTGGCTTTGCGTGTGCCCTGATTTGGGTTTATTTGCCGTAGCGGACGGTATGGGGGGACATTTGGCCGGGGATGTTGCCAGCAGGCTGGCCCTGGGGGTATTGGAGGATTACCTGAGGGACCACCGGCATGATAATGCACCTTACCCGGACAAATTGGCAACAGGTATACAAAAAGCGAATGAAGTGGTTTATCTGGCTGCCAGCAAAGATGTGCAGCGACGGGGTATGGGTACAACAATTACCGCCTGCCTGGTGCAAGGCTATCATGCCACAGTGGCCAACGTGGGGGATAGCAGGGCGCTGCTGCTCCGGGAGGGTAATATCAATAAATTAACCGTTGATCACTCGCTGGTACAGGAGTTGATTGACGGTGGCGGCATATCTGAAAAGGAAGCACTGCAACACCCGCGGCGCAATGTTTTAACCAGAGCGCTGGGTGTCGGTCCACGGGTAAATGTGGATATTTATGAGTATAGCCTTGCCCGGGGCGACCGGATCCTTATCTGCACAGATGGATTAACCGGTTTTGTGCCGGAACAGCGGATTGGCGACCTGTTGCTAGTGTCTCCGGACCCACAGGAAGCTTTACATTTGCTCCTCAAAGAAGCCATAGCAGCGGGTAGTAACGACAATATTACAATCATTCTGCTGGCGGTGGATTAA
- a CDS encoding FtsW/RodA/SpoVE family cell cycle protein, with the protein MYGRGRERKLLAVAFLYTFTGGAVLYLKEPGPDGLWAMAAALVIFAGFMLLSVLWQHRKITFDQYITPIISFLAGTGVVFLFRLNPGYGYRQLSWVIIGMVALFLTTTLLRCYRDLAEYKYLVALTGILALLLPVFFGIELGGAKSWLDLGLFHFQPSEFVKLLLVFFLGSYLMESRMLWQAGEQKIYFLPGVQQWGPLLGMWLTALLVLVFQKDLGTALIYFGTFLAMVYMATARWLYILLGALMFFSGAAVAYTVVSHVHTRVAIWLDPWATAQTSGYQIIQSLYAINDGGILGTGLGAGFPGFIPAVHTDFIFAAICEEAGLLGGIGIMVLFMLLVYRGFKIALVARDEYAGLMAAGFTTILGLQIFIIVAGVTKLLPMTGITLPFISYGGSSMVANFILAGMLLNISGEADLP; encoded by the coding sequence TTGTACGGGCGAGGTAGAGAACGAAAATTACTGGCTGTGGCTTTCCTTTACACGTTCACCGGGGGAGCGGTTCTTTATCTAAAGGAACCCGGACCGGACGGGTTATGGGCCATGGCTGCCGCACTTGTAATATTTGCCGGTTTTATGCTGCTCAGTGTGTTGTGGCAGCACCGGAAGATTACATTTGACCAGTATATCACACCCATCATCAGTTTTCTGGCCGGTACCGGGGTGGTGTTCCTTTTCCGGCTGAACCCCGGATACGGGTACAGGCAATTATCCTGGGTGATTATCGGTATGGTTGCGTTATTTCTTACCACTACTCTACTGCGCTGTTACCGGGATTTGGCCGAATACAAGTACCTGGTGGCCCTGACCGGCATTTTGGCGCTCTTGCTGCCTGTATTTTTCGGCATTGAATTGGGCGGGGCCAAAAGTTGGCTGGATTTGGGCCTGTTCCACTTTCAACCTTCTGAATTTGTTAAGCTGTTATTGGTATTTTTCCTGGGTAGTTATTTAATGGAGAGTCGCATGCTGTGGCAGGCGGGTGAACAGAAAATCTACTTTTTACCCGGTGTTCAGCAATGGGGTCCCCTTTTGGGTATGTGGCTGACAGCGCTGCTGGTGTTGGTATTTCAAAAGGATCTGGGTACTGCGCTAATTTATTTTGGTACCTTTCTGGCCATGGTATATATGGCCACGGCCCGGTGGTTGTATATTCTACTGGGCGCGTTGATGTTTTTTTCCGGCGCGGCGGTGGCTTACACGGTGGTGAGCCATGTGCATACACGGGTGGCCATTTGGCTGGATCCCTGGGCCACAGCCCAGACTTCGGGCTACCAAATCATCCAATCCCTTTATGCCATTAACGACGGTGGCATTTTAGGCACCGGACTGGGAGCCGGATTTCCCGGGTTTATTCCGGCGGTGCACACCGACTTCATCTTTGCCGCCATTTGTGAGGAAGCCGGTTTACTGGGCGGCATCGGTATTATGGTGTTATTTATGCTGCTGGTATACCGTGGTTTTAAAATTGCCCTGGTGGCCCGGGATGAATATGCCGGGTTGATGGCTGCGGGTTTTACTACCATTTTGGGATTGCAAATATTTATTATCGTTGCCGGTGTGACCAAATTATTGCCCATGACAGGTATTACTTTACCATTTATCAGTTACGGAGGTAGTTCAATGGTGGCCAATTTTATTTTGGCCGGGATGCTGCTTAATATTTCCGGCGAGGCCGATTTGCCATGA
- a CDS encoding peptidoglycan D,D-transpeptidase FtsI family protein → MKNNVRRLAYLILAGLGVICVYLALIPLYIDYVAGNNTVPADPRIAARESQIKRGDILDRRGNILACSVPVENGYTREYPLGSAAAHVVGYNSSKYGAAGIEKNMAKVLLGLEGGNDISALRNRILGHPGMGNDVTLTIDAELQKSASDLLGGQKGAIVVLDPTTGEVLAMASYPNYDPAQVAGYMNQPDSPMLNRAAQGAYPPGSVFKVVTAAALLSELPKMARDNIDCTGQLKVTGFTLRDNAVHGTVDFRKAFAQSCNVAFGRYGLAVGNERFVRQAGAFGIGKQFEFPLPVYNGHITPAGKMDGPNLASSAIGQGELLISPLQAVLLAAAVANDGIIMKPYLISSYSNAKGGQINMQPRQWLKAMEPEVAAALTEEMIAVVREGTGKAAALPGITVAGKTGSAENPHGRSHAWFVGFAPAHQPRVAVAVLLENAGSGGAVAAPIAREVFRRALDLLDS, encoded by the coding sequence ATGAAAAACAATGTGCGCAGGCTTGCCTATTTAATACTGGCGGGCCTCGGGGTAATTTGCGTGTATCTGGCCTTGATACCGCTCTATATTGATTATGTAGCCGGAAATAATACCGTACCGGCCGACCCGCGTATTGCCGCCCGGGAAAGTCAAATTAAAAGGGGAGATATCCTGGACAGGCGGGGCAATATATTGGCTTGCAGCGTGCCGGTGGAAAACGGCTACACCAGGGAATACCCGCTGGGCAGTGCGGCCGCGCATGTTGTCGGTTATAATTCGAGCAAATACGGTGCTGCGGGTATTGAAAAGAACATGGCCAAAGTTTTACTGGGACTTGAGGGCGGCAATGATATTTCCGCACTGCGTAACCGTATTTTGGGACACCCCGGTATGGGCAATGATGTTACCTTGACCATCGATGCCGAATTGCAAAAAAGTGCCAGTGATCTACTGGGCGGGCAAAAAGGGGCCATAGTGGTGTTGGACCCCACCACGGGGGAAGTACTGGCCATGGCCAGTTATCCAAATTATGACCCCGCTCAGGTGGCGGGTTACATGAACCAGCCCGATTCACCCATGTTAAACCGGGCTGCCCAGGGGGCATATCCTCCCGGTTCCGTATTCAAGGTGGTTACCGCGGCGGCTTTGCTCTCCGAATTACCTAAAATGGCCAGAGATAACATAGATTGTACCGGGCAATTAAAAGTAACCGGTTTTACATTAAGGGATAACGCGGTGCACGGTACAGTGGATTTTAGAAAGGCCTTTGCCCAATCCTGTAATGTAGCCTTTGGACGGTATGGCCTGGCTGTGGGTAACGAGCGGTTTGTCCGGCAGGCCGGGGCCTTTGGGATAGGTAAACAATTTGAATTCCCGCTGCCGGTATATAATGGGCATATAACACCGGCCGGTAAAATGGATGGCCCGAACCTGGCCTCCAGCGCCATCGGTCAGGGCGAACTATTGATCAGCCCGCTGCAGGCTGTCTTACTGGCCGCAGCAGTGGCCAACGACGGTATTATTATGAAGCCGTATTTAATTTCCAGTTATAGTAATGCAAAGGGCGGCCAAATTAACATGCAGCCCCGCCAGTGGCTTAAAGCTATGGAGCCGGAGGTGGCCGCCGCTTTAACCGAGGAGATGATTGCTGTGGTGAGGGAAGGTACCGGAAAAGCAGCGGCGCTGCCAGGCATAACCGTGGCCGGTAAAACTGGCTCGGCCGAAAACCCGCATGGTAGAAGTCATGCCTGGTTTGTGGGCTTTGCCCCGGCCCACCAGCCCCGGGTGGCGGTGGCGGTGCTGCTGGAAAACGCCGGATCGGGAGGAGCCGTGGCTGCACCAATAGCCCGGGAGGTTTTCAGGCGGGCGCTGGATTTACTGGATAGCTAA
- the pknB gene encoding Stk1 family PASTA domain-containing Ser/Thr kinase, with protein sequence MIGKMLGNRYEILEKLGGGGMAIVYKSRDTFLNRFVTIKVLRPEFTSDEDFIRRFRREAQAVASLSHPNIVNIHDVGQEDGIHYLVMEYIQGDNLKAIIRKNGQLRPEHAVRIAIQVCEALEHAHENHIVHRDVKPHNILITDDGRAKLTDFGIAMEATSATITRTDTIMGSVHYLSPEQARGETATTKSDIYAVGILLYEMLTGKQPYSGDSPIAVAIKHIQETPQPVDEVNPGVPAELAEVVMRAMEKQPEDRYKSAAELARYLELALEDTGQATVVIPADELVAKAAYGAAKNKTTPGKTTRKAGGLTTRVWILATVAVLMAGIVAGGIYYFYNIMNVTPIKVPSVIGMTKEQAYEELTALGLTVSFNEVYDDEEKGKVIAQSIGPEDAAVKPPREVVLTISKGPEMCEVPDLFNVTDYEAEYRLNEAGLKLARPYDEIFHDQVAKGNVVVQSPAAGELVPKGSEVKITISKGPEPKKQQVPDLTRHTLDEARAILAEINLVLNEDDIQQEFKAGFYPGQIIRQNPAPGTEVEEGTLVSVVLHNGPGPVERTARVKISDEIPGDDQEHLVEIVVEDARGRQLQYADSHKAGERINEKITYVGSGVVQVYIDKELIWEDELS encoded by the coding sequence ATGATCGGCAAGATGCTGGGAAACAGATATGAGATACTGGAAAAACTGGGTGGCGGCGGCATGGCCATTGTTTATAAAAGCCGGGATACATTTTTAAACCGCTTTGTAACCATCAAGGTGTTGCGCCCGGAGTTTACCTCGGACGAGGATTTTATCAGGCGATTCAGGCGCGAAGCCCAGGCCGTGGCCAGTTTGTCCCATCCCAACATTGTAAACATTCATGATGTAGGTCAGGAAGATGGTATTCACTATCTGGTAATGGAGTATATCCAGGGAGATAATCTGAAGGCTATTATCCGGAAGAACGGGCAACTAAGACCAGAGCATGCGGTACGCATCGCCATACAGGTTTGCGAAGCTTTGGAGCATGCCCATGAAAATCATATCGTGCACCGGGACGTCAAACCCCATAATATATTGATTACAGATGACGGGCGGGCCAAACTTACTGATTTTGGTATTGCCATGGAAGCCACTTCGGCCACCATTACCCGCACTGATACTATTATGGGGTCGGTACATTATTTAAGCCCGGAGCAGGCCCGGGGTGAGACCGCCACCACCAAATCAGATATTTACGCTGTAGGCATTTTATTGTATGAAATGTTAACCGGTAAACAACCCTATAGCGGGGACAGCCCCATTGCCGTGGCCATAAAACATATCCAGGAAACTCCGCAGCCCGTTGATGAAGTAAACCCCGGCGTGCCCGCGGAACTGGCCGAAGTGGTTATGCGGGCCATGGAAAAACAGCCCGAAGACAGGTATAAAAGCGCGGCGGAGCTAGCTCGCTATTTGGAACTGGCCCTCGAGGACACCGGGCAGGCCACGGTGGTTATTCCCGCTGATGAACTGGTGGCCAAGGCGGCGTACGGCGCGGCAAAGAATAAAACCACCCCCGGAAAAACAACCCGGAAAGCCGGTGGTTTGACTACGCGGGTTTGGATTTTGGCAACGGTGGCGGTATTGATGGCGGGGATAGTAGCCGGCGGTATATATTATTTTTATAACATTATGAATGTTACTCCCATTAAGGTGCCCAGTGTCATCGGCATGACTAAAGAACAGGCCTATGAGGAACTAACGGCGCTGGGGCTAACGGTCAGTTTCAATGAAGTTTACGATGATGAAGAGAAGGGCAAAGTTATAGCCCAGAGCATTGGACCGGAAGATGCCGCGGTAAAACCGCCCCGTGAAGTTGTGCTTACGATAAGTAAGGGCCCGGAAATGTGTGAAGTGCCCGACCTGTTTAATGTAACGGATTACGAGGCGGAATATCGATTAAACGAAGCAGGTTTAAAGCTGGCCCGTCCCTACGATGAAATTTTTCACGACCAAGTGGCCAAGGGAAATGTAGTGGTGCAGTCTCCTGCAGCCGGGGAGTTGGTACCCAAGGGTTCCGAGGTTAAAATCACCATCAGCAAGGGTCCGGAACCCAAAAAACAACAGGTGCCCGATTTAACCCGTCATACACTGGATGAGGCCAGGGCTATTTTAGCTGAAATAAATTTAGTGTTAAATGAAGATGATATTCAACAAGAGTTTAAAGCAGGTTTTTACCCGGGGCAGATCATTAGACAAAACCCTGCGCCCGGTACCGAAGTTGAAGAAGGGACACTGGTCAGTGTTGTATTGCACAACGGTCCCGGACCGGTGGAGCGTACGGCCAGGGTTAAAATATCGGACGAAATACCCGGTGACGACCAGGAGCACCTGGTTGAAATAGTGGTGGAGGATGCCAGGGGGCGACAATTGCAATATGCTGATTCCCATAAGGCCGGCGAACGCATAAACGAGAAAATAACTTACGTGGGTAGTGGGGTGGTGCAGGTATATATCGACAAAGAGTTAATCTGGGAAGACGAATTATCATAG
- the rsgA gene encoding ribosome small subunit-dependent GTPase A, whose translation MNGVIIKAYGGFYFVQIEDRVIKCAIRGKIRRQCGQALVGDRVNVKLLTDAEGVVEEILPRSTRLTRPPVANVNQSVIVFAIKNPEPNPALLDRFLVQSLVAGITPVICFNKKDLAGGMEPEILKQYQKTGHTVLWVSARTGAHMDGLRDILKNRITVFAGPSGVGKSSLLNALQPGLELKTGDISTKLKRGKHTTRHVELIPLHDGGLVADTPGFSSMHLPAMRREDLAGYFNEFAVYEGRCRFTGCLHHREPGCAVKEALEQGKISALRYGHYLEFLAEVMDAERRY comes from the coding sequence ATGAACGGAGTTATAATAAAGGCCTATGGTGGTTTTTATTTCGTACAGATTGAGGACCGGGTTATAAAATGCGCCATTCGGGGGAAGATCCGCCGGCAGTGCGGGCAGGCGTTGGTTGGCGATCGGGTGAATGTAAAATTGTTAACAGATGCGGAGGGTGTTGTGGAGGAGATTTTGCCCCGCAGCACCCGGTTGACAAGACCTCCCGTGGCCAATGTGAACCAGTCGGTGATTGTATTTGCCATCAAAAACCCCGAGCCAAACCCGGCGCTTTTAGACCGGTTTCTGGTGCAATCCCTGGTGGCGGGCATTACACCGGTGATTTGCTTTAATAAAAAAGACCTGGCCGGTGGCATGGAGCCGGAAATATTAAAACAGTATCAAAAAACAGGCCACACCGTTCTTTGGGTCAGTGCCAGGACGGGTGCCCATATGGACGGTTTGCGTGATATTTTAAAAAACCGTATTACCGTTTTTGCCGGGCCATCCGGGGTGGGTAAGTCCAGTTTGCTGAATGCTCTGCAGCCCGGGTTGGAGCTGAAAACCGGTGATATCAGCACTAAATTGAAACGGGGCAAGCATACCACCAGACACGTAGAGTTAATTCCTCTGCATGATGGTGGTCTGGTTGCGGACACTCCGGGATTTTCCAGTATGCATTTGCCAGCCATGCGCCGGGAAGATTTGGCCGGGTATTTTAATGAGTTTGCTGTTTATGAAGGACGTTGCAGGTTTACGGGTTGCCTGCATCACCGGGAACCGGGCTGTGCGGTGAAAGAGGCTTTGGAGCAGGGAAAAATATCAGCGCTGCGTTACGGGCATTACCTTGAATTTTTAGCGGAAGTTATGGATGCGGAAAGGAGATATTAG
- the rpe gene encoding ribulose-phosphate 3-epimerase, which translates to MIKIAPSILSADFAVLGEQVRAVEQAGAEFLHIDVMDGHFVPNITIGSLVVKALRPLSGLVFDVHLMIDNPDRYINDFAAAGADIITVHVEACPHLHRTMQMIKQAGKMAGVAFNPATPVNNLDYVLPLIDLVLVMTVNPGFGGQKFIPQMLPKIQQISHYLKENKPGTWLEVDGGVNTDTASDVARAGAGVLVAGSAVFGAVDPAAAVRALREAARGGKE; encoded by the coding sequence TTGATTAAAATTGCCCCGTCAATTTTGTCGGCTGATTTTGCTGTTCTGGGGGAGCAGGTGCGGGCTGTGGAGCAAGCCGGCGCCGAATTTTTACATATCGACGTGATGGACGGTCATTTTGTGCCCAACATAACCATCGGTTCCCTGGTGGTTAAGGCATTAAGGCCACTGTCCGGTCTTGTTTTTGATGTGCATTTGATGATTGACAATCCCGATCGCTATATTAATGATTTTGCCGCTGCCGGTGCCGATATTATTACTGTACATGTCGAGGCCTGCCCCCACTTGCACCGCACCATGCAAATGATTAAACAGGCGGGCAAAATGGCGGGTGTGGCCTTTAACCCGGCCACACCCGTCAATAATCTGGATTATGTTTTGCCCCTTATAGATCTGGTACTGGTGATGACAGTGAACCCGGGGTTCGGTGGACAAAAGTTTATACCGCAAATGCTACCCAAAATACAGCAAATAAGCCACTATTTAAAGGAAAATAAACCGGGTACATGGCTAGAGGTGGATGGTGGTGTAAATACGGATACCGCCTCCGATGTGGCCAGGGCGGGCGCTGGTGTACTGGTGGCCGGGTCGGCGGTATTCGGAGCTGTTGACCCGGCAGCGGCGGTGCGGGCATTAAGGGAAGCGGCCCGTGGTGGCAAGGAGTAA
- a CDS encoding chemotaxis protein CheW produces the protein MQNEGQLVIFELAEQLYALPIQETQEIIRMAVITRVPNTSSYVEGIINLRGSIVPVINLNRRLGLPIKDYDDSTRIIVVEYNGQKVGMIVDNVREVGRYTADEVEPPVVDGDNVDYISGVVKKGENLWLLLNLAKVM, from the coding sequence ATGCAAAATGAAGGACAACTGGTGATCTTTGAGCTGGCAGAACAGCTATATGCCTTGCCGATACAGGAAACGCAGGAGATTATTCGCATGGCGGTAATAACCAGGGTTCCCAACACCAGTAGTTACGTTGAGGGGATTATCAACCTGCGAGGCAGTATTGTGCCCGTCATAAATTTGAATCGCCGGTTAGGGCTGCCAATAAAGGATTATGACGATTCCACCCGGATTATCGTAGTGGAGTATAACGGGCAAAAAGTGGGTATGATTGTGGATAATGTGCGGGAAGTGGGTAGATATACTGCGGATGAGGTGGAACCCCCGGTGGTTGATGGTGACAATGTAGACTATATTAGCGGTGTGGTTAAGAAGGGGGAAAACCTCTGGCTGTTATTGAATTTGGCCAAGGTAATGTAG
- a CDS encoding CBS domain-containing protein, giving the protein MFVRDYMSTSPITIPVNTPVLEALNIMRNKKIRQLPVVDRGKLVGIISERELLTVSPSPASTLSIYEMNYLLAKMTVKDVLVKDPIHVPSSCTIEEAALQMRQHRIRCLLVVDAGELVGIITQTDVFDALIRTFGLHRAGVRLVLEMDNKVGALADVLMVVKEHGLNVLGVACREKDDGKVHVMLRLNAANADELLNDLNGRGIKVIYNN; this is encoded by the coding sequence ATGTTTGTAAGGGACTATATGAGCACCTCACCAATCACCATACCGGTAAACACACCTGTACTGGAAGCACTTAACATTATGCGCAACAAGAAAATACGGCAGTTGCCGGTGGTGGACCGCGGTAAACTAGTTGGCATTATTAGTGAACGTGAGTTGTTGACGGTATCCCCTTCTCCCGCTTCTACGCTGAGTATTTACGAAATGAACTATCTGTTGGCCAAGATGACTGTTAAGGATGTGCTGGTAAAAGACCCAATACACGTGCCATCATCATGTACCATTGAGGAGGCGGCGCTGCAAATGCGCCAGCATCGCATCCGCTGTCTGCTGGTGGTGGATGCTGGTGAGTTGGTGGGCATTATCACCCAGACGGACGTTTTTGATGCCCTTATCCGGACGTTTGGTTTACACCGGGCCGGAGTCAGGCTGGTTCTGGAAATGGATAACAAAGTGGGTGCCTTGGCCGATGTGCTTATGGTAGTTAAAGAACATGGATTAAATGTTCTGGGTGTGGCTTGCCGGGAGAAGGACGATGGTAAGGTGCATGTTATGCTCAGATTAAATGCCGCAAATGCCGATGAGCTGTTAAATGACTTGAACGGGCGTGGTATCAAGGTTATTTATAATAATTAG
- a CDS encoding TrkA C-terminal domain-containing protein: protein MQEHRSHVYLARYITIAVDIATRIVRGEYRLGQKIFGRSTLAGKYNVSPETIRRALTLLQERGIVDVMPGVGVVVKSDAAAREYLADYNQKKVLLDIQERLTELLKEREKLNTEIDHLTNQLLDYTFKMAGRLQKLEEVTVPPQSPLLGKSMAEADFRARTGATILSIYRNGHEMVSPEAKTTLQAGDVLLIVGTHDSARMVYQMVTGEDTPAETQDLQGVNLYQNSDV, encoded by the coding sequence ATGCAGGAACATCGTTCGCACGTCTACCTGGCCAGATATATTACCATAGCGGTGGACATTGCCACCCGTATTGTACGGGGCGAATACCGTTTGGGTCAAAAGATTTTTGGCCGGTCCACACTGGCCGGTAAATACAACGTATCCCCCGAAACCATCAGGCGGGCCTTAACGTTACTACAGGAACGGGGTATCGTTGATGTCATGCCCGGGGTGGGTGTGGTGGTTAAATCAGATGCAGCCGCCCGTGAATACCTGGCGGATTATAATCAAAAAAAGGTACTGCTGGACATTCAAGAACGCTTAACAGAACTGCTTAAGGAAAGGGAAAAGTTAAACACTGAAATAGATCACCTTACCAACCAGCTTTTGGATTATACTTTTAAAATGGCCGGGCGGCTTCAAAAGCTGGAGGAAGTCACCGTTCCCCCACAATCGCCGCTGCTGGGTAAATCCATGGCCGAGGCGGATTTTAGGGCCCGTACCGGGGCCACCATACTGTCCATTTACCGCAACGGTCATGAAATGGTTTCCCCGGAAGCAAAAACCACCCTGCAGGCTGGAGATGTCCTGTTAATAGTGGGGACCCATGACTCGGCCAGAATGGTCTATCAGATGGTCACCGGTGAAGACACACCGGCAGAGACGCAGGATTTGCAAGGAGTCAATCTGTATCAAAACAGCGATGTATAA
- a CDS encoding acetate--CoA ligase, which translates to MQQKRVGTGLIPPKVQNFMNWAAEDTEGFWGHAAEEAMSEIKWFKKWDKAFNWEYPTFQWFVGGQTNISYNCLDYNIEKGRAGRAAIVAESGETGEVRTVTYAQLFELVKQYTRALRGMGVKKGDRVAIYMPTGIESVASMLACARVGAIHVVIFAGFSSNAVADRLQISGANFILAQDEGSRRGKPVPLKPIVDEGIAKCPPELIKKVVVLKKSTQRDYPMVAGRDIFWEEFLAFGEGQSDACEIMDSNDPLFLLPTSGTTAKPKVTVQKHGGYQIYVYSMGQWVYGLKESDVWFCTSDIGWIVGHSYNVYGPLLTGCTTVLYEGTPDYPNKDMWWSVASRNKATALWLSPTGVRGLMRLGIDEARKHDLSSVQRIFCAGETLNPPAWSWLQEQVFENRIPVMDHMWQTETSGPIFANPYGLGILPIKPGSAHVPVPGVVAEVLDEKDGKPLPPGEKGVVVIKKPFPGLVSTLWNDPEGYKMNYWERLPATSGKYLCGDAAYMDEDGYIFFAGRSDEVIKIAAHRIGTVEVESALISHPAVVEAGVSGVPDELRGEVACAFVVLKQGYEPTEEMRKELIAHVRNTMGAIVVMRDIQFVGSLPKTRSGKIMRRVMKTLWIGKELGDLSTIEEEASIAEIKDAISKMKG; encoded by the coding sequence ATGCAACAAAAAAGAGTCGGCACCGGCCTAATTCCGCCAAAGGTTCAAAACTTCATGAACTGGGCAGCCGAAGATACTGAAGGCTTTTGGGGGCATGCTGCCGAAGAGGCCATGAGTGAAATCAAGTGGTTTAAAAAATGGGATAAAGCATTTAATTGGGAGTATCCAACTTTCCAGTGGTTTGTGGGTGGACAAACAAATATAAGCTACAACTGTCTTGATTATAATATTGAGAAGGGCCGGGCAGGCCGTGCGGCCATCGTGGCTGAATCCGGGGAAACGGGAGAGGTAAGAACCGTTACTTACGCGCAGCTGTTTGAATTGGTTAAACAATATACCAGGGCGCTGCGTGGTATGGGGGTTAAAAAGGGTGACCGGGTGGCCATATACATGCCCACCGGAATTGAATCGGTGGCCTCAATGCTGGCCTGTGCCCGGGTAGGTGCCATTCATGTGGTTATCTTTGCGGGCTTTTCCTCCAATGCCGTGGCTGATCGCCTGCAAATATCCGGGGCTAACTTTATTTTGGCTCAGGATGAGGGTTCCCGGCGGGGCAAACCGGTACCGTTAAAACCGATTGTCGACGAGGGTATTGCCAAATGCCCGCCTGAATTAATCAAAAAAGTGGTGGTGCTGAAAAAGAGCACCCAGCGGGATTATCCCATGGTGGCCGGACGGGATATTTTCTGGGAAGAATTTCTGGCCTTTGGGGAGGGGCAGAGTGATGCCTGCGAAATAATGGACTCCAACGATCCGCTGTTCTTACTTCCCACTTCGGGTACAACCGCCAAACCCAAAGTAACGGTGCAAAAACATGGCGGCTACCAGATTTATGTATACAGTATGGGCCAGTGGGTCTATGGTCTTAAAGAGAGCGATGTTTGGTTTTGTACCTCTGATATCGGCTGGATCGTTGGGCATAGTTACAATGTTTACGGTCCACTGTTGACGGGCTGTACCACAGTTCTCTATGAAGGAACCCCGGATTATCCCAATAAGGATATGTGGTGGTCCGTGGCCTCACGAAATAAAGCCACTGCGTTGTGGCTGTCTCCCACCGGTGTGCGGGGATTAATGCGCCTGGGTATCGATGAAGCTCGCAAACATGATCTTAGCTCTGTGCAGAGGATATTCTGCGCCGGTGAAACATTGAACCCGCCGGCCTGGTCCTGGCTGCAGGAGCAAGTATTTGAGAACAGGATTCCCGTGATGGATCACATGTGGCAGACCGAGACTTCCGGTCCCATTTTCGCCAACCCGTACGGGTTGGGTATACTGCCCATCAAGCCGGGTTCAGCGCATGTACCGGTACCCGGCGTGGTGGCCGAAGTGCTTGATGAGAAAGACGGCAAGCCTCTGCCACCCGGAGAAAAGGGCGTTGTGGTCATTAAGAAGCCTTTCCCGGGATTGGTTTCCACGTTATGGAACGATCCCGAGGGATACAAGATGAATTACTGGGAGCGCTTGCCCGCTACCTCCGGAAAATATCTTTGCGGTGACGCCGCCTATATGGATGAGGACGGGTACATTTTCTTTGCCGGCCGCTCCGACGAGGTAATCAAAATAGCTGCGCACCGTATCGGCACCGTAGAGGTGGAAAGCGCGCTGATATCTCACCCGGCGGTGGTGGAAGCCGGTGTATCCGGCGTGCCTGACGAACTGCGAGGTGAGGTGGCCTGCGCCTTTGTGGTGCTCAAACAGGGTTACGAACCTACCGAGGAAATGAGAAAAGAACTCATTGCCCACGTGCGCAATACTATGGGGGCCATCGTGGTTATGCGGGATATCCAGTTTGTGGGTTCGCTGCCCAAAACCCGCAGCGGTAAAATCATGCGCCGGGTGATGAAGACCCTCTGGATTGGTAAGGAACTTGGTGACTTGTCCACCATTGAGGAAGAAGCCTCTATTGCGGAAATTAAAGATGCCATTTCTAAGATGAAAGGTTAA